A single region of the Biomphalaria glabrata chromosome 15, xgBioGlab47.1, whole genome shotgun sequence genome encodes:
- the LOC106067862 gene encoding uncharacterized protein LOC106067862, protein MPPNRYSIVSILSNSSSDTALSIRTSSTNPSFIRPTYPRPLPEIPDMNPLITPRPPPPVPPEVTITQSTLLPHPSHSRTRSRSQKHCYLRRRTLILLSIFSFALSIAAVIILTTMLVIQTNQPDAAFPEGAYEACLKCIILKQNPDDTREEPLFKHLHNKVQNGELMCCARTSVGLSSLLQLMTRRLQNVPIPEPLSLNHYKFSPVSAHVAFKNVDPSDSDRNVPLKFDLEISDGVSQPTHAREVTVTHDTIRILHTGWYYVYSSVYFNPPADMPCQNFKYQTWGNNINKINPQKPDQSGCLAKTAHTCCNTCVTDHHSSFTGGVFHLTSGDRLFVDSSADGIIKYDPRVSYFGLVMLGTNRPDNM, encoded by the exons ATGCCACCAAATCGATATTCCATAGTCTCTATATTAAGTAACAGCTCATCTGATACAGCGTTATCCATAAGGACAAGCTCTACAAACCCTTCGTTCATTAGGCCTACCTACCCTCGGCCTCTTCCTGAAATACCAGACATGAATCCTTTAATAACACCGCGTCCACCTCCCCCTGTGCCGCCCGAAGTTACTATTACACAGTCAACTCTACTGCCTCATCCATCACACTCACGTACACGGTCCAGAAGTCAAAAACACTGCTACCTTAGAAGACGCACTCTTATCCTCTTGAGTATTTTTTCGTTCGCTCTGAGCATTGCTGCCGTTATTATACTGACAACCATGCTCGTAATCCAGACCAATCAGCCAGATGCTGCGTTTCCCGAAGGCGCGTACGAGGCATGCTTAAAGTGCATCATCCTCAAGCAAAACCCTGATGACACAAGGGAGGAGCCTTTGTTTAAACACCTGCATAATAAAGTTCAAAATGGAGAGTTAATGTGCTGCGCCAGGACCAGTGTTGGATTATCATCCCTTTTGCAACTT atgACCAGAAGACTTCAGAATGTTCCCA TTCCAGAACCCTTGTCTTTGAACCATTACAAGTTTAGTCCTGTGAGTGCTCATGTGGCGTTCAAGAATGTAGATCCGTCAGACAGTG ATCGTAACGTGCCTTTAAAGTTTGACTTGGAGATTAGTGACGGTGTCAGCCAACCAACTCATGCTCGGGAGGTCACAGTGACCCATGACACCATCAGGATTCTGCACACAGGATGGTACTATGTCTACTCCAGTGTGTATTTTAACCCACCTGCCGACATGCCTTGTCAAAACTTCAAATATCAA ACATGGggaaacaatataaataaaataaatcctcAAAAACCGGATCAGTCTGGCTGTTTAGCAAAAACAGCTCATACTTGTTGTAACACCTGTGTGACTGATCACCATAGCAGTTTTACAG GTGGAGTTTTCCATCTGACCAGTGGAGATCGTCTTTTTGTTGATTCCTCTGCAGACGGCATCATTAAATACGATCCAAGAGTATCCTATTTTGGGCTTGTTATGTTGGGAACGAACAGACCTGATAACATGTAA